CCAAGACTTCCACGGGCAGGGCCACCAGCTTTTTGAGGGAATCCAGGTACATGTCGTAATCCACGAGCATGTCGCAAATGATGTAGCCGTCCTTATTGGGAATTCCCGCGGCTTCCGAGGCGATAAGCGCCTTGATTTCCGGGATATAATAGCTGAGGGTGTCCTTGGTGTGCCCCGGAGTTTCCAGAACCTGAACCGTCAGGGAGTCGGAAACCCTGACCTCGTCGCCCTCCTTGAGGACCTTTCCCACTTCAAAAGGCATGAAAGGGGCGGCATCCAGTTCCTCGCCGGAATTCTCCGCCATCATTTTTTCCGCGACCGCGCTCAACTGCTTGATGACCTGAACGGCGCCCGGTCTGGTAAAAACGTACTCCGCATAAGGCGAGCAAGCTATCTCTATCCCGGGATAGGCCTGGGCGAAATATCCCGTGGCGCCGCAATGGTCGAAATGGGAATGGGTCAGGAACAATTTGACGGGCTGGTTTCCGTTTAAAATCTTCTTGATTTCCCGGACGTAACGAGGCCCCATGCATGCAAAGCCCGCGTCGAATATTACGGGTTTTTCCCCTTCCAGCAAAAAAACCGGAGCTCCTGGTTCACCTATCATATGCAGCCCTTTTGCAAGCGGTCCGGCTTGGGTGATGATCATGATAAACAGGCCTTTCTATATGGAAATGTAAAAACAGGTGCGTATTATGCGTGACTCCAATACCCTTCAATCCATGAAGAATGTGCAACAGGGAGAAAAACTAGTCAAGCGATTGCTCGTTTTATTTCCAAATAACGGGACTATGGCCGGTTAAAATCCCGTGTTTCACCAAATGCCTCTTGCATGCCCCTGGGAAAATTAGTATATCTTTCCCTGTAACAACGCTTCCTAATCCATACATATAAACCGGCCGTTGACGCGCATCCTAAGAAAAGGCGACGTCGTTCACGTGAAAGGCGCCGGCATGAGACGCCCTTGGGACAAGGACATGGAGTCCATTGCCGCAGCCGCTGAGGAAACCATGGACTGGACCATTATTGGATAAAATCTTGTAAGACATGATATAGTTACACCTGGATCAGAACCAACCTAAACCACGTAATCTGAGTGAAGGAGGAGTGAATGAACTGGTATGTTGGAGTTTTGAAGAACTATTTTGGATTCAGCGGGCGCGCGCATCGCCAGGAATACTGGATGTTCGTGCTGTTCAATTTTCTTATCATGGTCGGCCTGGGCATCATTGAAAACATTCTCGGCTTGCCCGGGGTGGTGAGCGGCCTTTACAGCCTGGCGGTTTTCATTCCCTCCCTGGCGGTGGGTTTCCGCAGAATTCACGACATCGGCAAGTCCGCATGGTGGCTGCTCATCGGATTGGTTCCGGTTATTGGAATCATTGTTCTTATAATTTTCTTTGTGCTCCCCAGCCAGCCCCAGTCGAACCAGTACGGGCCCGTCCCCGCCTGATGCACGTCCATTTTAATGGATTGACAAAAAACGCCGGCTTTCCAACGAGGGCCGGCGTTTTTATGTCTTTCCACGTTCAGGGAACCAGGCCCTGGATAATCCCGGAGTCTGTGGGGCCTTTAAAATCCAGCCGTTTGATGTCTTTCATTCCCGCGTTGCGCATCATATCCATTAGCTGGCCCTGGGAGTACGCCCTGCCCTCTTCCGTTCCCAACATCATATTGATGGAGAACAAGGTGGGGAACAGAGGCCCGTCCATCGTATCGTCCAGGATGAACTCGTGAATCCACACCACGGCGCCGGGATTTGCCGCCTGGGCGGTTTTGGATACGATATCCTGACAGGCGTCCGGTCCTTCTCCATGAAGGATATGGGACAGCCAGGCCGCATCGAACCCTTGGGGAATGTCATTTTCCAGGTAGCTGCCGGGGGCGAAGTCGATCCTGCCGGTCAGGGCGAATCGCTCCACGGTTTGGCGCATAAAGGGCTCGGTGGTGGGCAGGTCAAAGACCACGCCTTTGAGCTCGGGATTTTCCTTGCAAAAATGAATGGCATAGGTTCCCGGGCCTCCGCCCAGGTCCAGGAGGAGTTTTCTGTCCTTGAGATCCAAAATTTTTGCGACTTTGGGGGCAATGGCCATGGCGTTGTTGAACATGCCCATGAGGAAGTTTTTGCGGGTTTCCTCGTCCTGTAATGAAGCCCTGCCGCGGACGGGCTTGCCGGATTTGACGGCCTCGGGAATCTTGTTGAAGGAGTCCACCAATTGCTGATGGTGCATGATCATAAAGCCGATGTATTGGGGGGAGTCCTTGCACAGGAATTTTT
The sequence above is drawn from the Desulfatibacillum aliphaticivorans DSM 15576 genome and encodes:
- a CDS encoding MBL fold metallo-hydrolase, encoding MIGEPGAPVFLLEGEKPVIFDAGFACMGPRYVREIKKILNGNQPVKLFLTHSHFDHCGATGYFAQAYPGIEIACSPYAEYVFTRPGAVQVIKQLSAVAEKMMAENSGEELDAAPFMPFEVGKVLKEGDEVRVSDSLTVQVLETPGHTKDTLSYYIPEIKALIASEAAGIPNKDGYIICDMLVDYDMYLDSLKKLVALPVEVLVLGHIFAYTGEDAEQYLKRVMDQCEEFKNWVWDLLQEHDMDEKKVMAEVRKKEYDDEPFPKQPEPAYLLNLEARIRAVAKKMTKE
- a CDS encoding DUF805 domain-containing protein, whose amino-acid sequence is MNWYVGVLKNYFGFSGRAHRQEYWMFVLFNFLIMVGLGIIENILGLPGVVSGLYSLAVFIPSLAVGFRRIHDIGKSAWWLLIGLVPVIGIIVLIIFFVLPSQPQSNQYGPVPA
- a CDS encoding methyltransferase; amino-acid sequence: MESTQWNPGSLLQLSGYYWKTCTLHAGVKLEVFSFLKDKTLSAPKLASHMDADPRALEVLLNALAGLNLLTKSGAGFSNTAEAKKFLCKDSPQYIGFMIMHHQQLVDSFNKIPEAVKSGKPVRGRASLQDEETRKNFLMGMFNNAMAIAPKVAKILDLKDRKLLLDLGGGPGTYAIHFCKENPELKGVVFDLPTTEPFMRQTVERFALTGRIDFAPGSYLENDIPQGFDAAWLSHILHGEGPDACQDIVSKTAQAANPGAVVWIHEFILDDTMDGPLFPTLFSINMMLGTEEGRAYSQGQLMDMMRNAGMKDIKRLDFKGPTDSGIIQGLVP